From the Astyanax mexicanus isolate ESR-SI-001 chromosome 9, AstMex3_surface, whole genome shotgun sequence genome, one window contains:
- the ccpg1 gene encoding cell cycle progression protein 1 isoform X1, with product MSESSSDTESSCGWTVISNEGSDIETLGAENGADYDPEETNTTPAPDQPNSPQDEDAEAAGDSFLDATLKEETVVEAESGQQAGEEAGLEEHVTLCSSSDHSDIVTLGDNREVEIGAWEGPVAKEDEETTIDELYLGTSSSSQYTFSAAETIFPAERPVRRDSSSTSTEDEDGETKASPVVRRRRLRRSTAGSEPEEHQEVQKEQDEGGDGAEEETEEHREARVFAPQQRQVSGTLNKCILLALIIAISMGFGHFYGTVQIQERHRMVEKIRVNEPSETRELHQCRSEREAVTKDVVESLREDLEEKRDMVLSLTGIMDKITKENQHLRAKEVELQTQREDLFEQLQQAKSEMESRQKYLASENRALKTTLEREEASLSTLQDELRHLRAQIRELEEKGAGSDSILSENQRLKHHLLEEKQRVRSFLNQKEALMAEAQVLRKELDKERKVTDRLKEELEELSQQDLGTEEDPETEELQTRLQELEKKLSFEQQRSDLWERLYVESKEERSKGDRQVKSKKPKDGMMGKVKETFDAVKNSTKEFVHHHKEQIKKAKEAVKENLRKFSDSVKSTFRHLKDSASNMFDKKQRPQDKRFHERKHAKMDHQEFQDEPYKEQVNQQMDDAHWQPHRPLHQHPSKSTVDSSFQTDHNTRNSGDRKEQSTTGQRSQRPKGCTGVFDCAYQEFMSLFNKAMDPIRADEFTQLLHSYLQQEVGHFHHWSELESFINNFFHNGIFIHDQMLFTDFVSGVEDYLEDIDAYQGGDSDLFEDLDDYIYRHFFGDTYSKPYSPSRPFEEGPGPKFKAEQECQRPQRKHQHSRPVHPRERKWARSGRGSDRHFTEVKIELGPMPFDPKY from the exons ATGTCAGAAAGCTCCAGTGATACAGAGTCCTCGTGTGGGTGGACTGTTATCAGCAATGAG GGCTCAGACATCGAAACTCTGGGGGCTGAGAATGGGGCGGATTATGATCCGGAGGAGACAAACACAACTCCTGCCCCAGATCAGCCCAATTCTCCACAAG ATGAGGATGCAGAGGCAGCTGGAGACTCTTTTCTGGATGCCACTCTGAAAGAGGAGACTGTGGTGGAAGCAGAGTCTGGCCAGCAG GCAGGAGAAGAGGCGGGGCTGGAGGAACATGTGACACTCTGCTCCTCAAGTGATCACTCTGACATCGTCACCCTCGGAGATAACAGGGAGGTGGAGATCGGCGCATGGGAGGGGCCTGTTGCTAAGGAGGATGAGGAGACAACAATTGATGAGCTGTACCTGGGAACCTCGTCAAGCAGCCAGTACACTTTCAGTGCTGCAGAGACAA tcttcCCAGCAGAGCGTCCTGTGCGCAGAGactccagcagcaccagcactGAAGATGAGGATGGTGAGACGAAGGCCAGTCCGGTAGTGAGGAGGCGCAGGCTGAGGAGGAGCACGGCTGGCTCTGAGCCAGAGGAGCATCAGGAGGTGCAGAAAGAGCAAGACGAG GGTGGTGATGGAGCTGAGGAGGAGACGGAAGAGCACCGGGAGGCTCGTGTTTTTGCCCCGCAGCAGCGGCAGGTCAGCGGGACGCTCAACAAGTGCATCCTGCTCGCCCTCATCATTGCCATCAGCATGGGTTTTGGACATTTCTATG GCACGGTGCAAATTCAGGAGAGACACAGGATGGTGGAGAAGATCCGTGTGAACGAGCCGAGTGAGACCCGAGAGCTTCATCAGTGTCGGAGCGAGAGAGAAGCTGTCACTAAG GATGTGGTTGAGAGTCTGAGAGAAGACTTAGAAGAAAAGCGGGACATGGTGTTGTCACTGACAGGCATTATGGATAAGATTACCAAAGAAAACCAGCATCTCAGAGCAAAAGAAGTTGaactacag ACTCAGAGAGAAGATCTgtttgaacagcttcagcaggcCAAGAGTGAGATGGAGTCTCGGCAGAAGTACCTGGCTTCAGAGAACCGTGCTCTGAAGACCACCCTGGAACGCGAGGAGGCGTCACTGTCCACACTGCAGGACGAACTGCGGCACCTCCGCGCTCAAATCCGCGAGCTGGAGGAGAAAGGAGCGGGTTCCGATTCCATCCTGTCTGAAAACCAACGCCTAAAGCACCACCTTCTGGAGGAGAAGCAGAGGGTCCGAAGTTTCCTCAACCAGAAGGAGGCACTGATGGCGGAGGCTCAGGTTCTACGGAAGGAGCTGGACAAGGAGCGGAAGGTGACGGACAGGCTGAAGGAAGAGTTAGAGGAATTGAGCCAGCAGGATTTAGGAACAGAGGAGGATCCCGAAACTGAGGAACTGCAGACACGACTTCAGGAGCTGGAGAAGAAGCTGAGCTTTGAGCAGCAGCGTTCTGATCTGTGGGAACGACTCTACGTGGAGTCGAAAGAAGAGAGATCCAAAGGCGACAGGCAAGTCAAGTCCAAGAAACCCAAAGATGGAATGATGGGGAAGGTGAAGGAGACCTTCGATGCAGTGAAAAATTCCACCAAGGAGTTTGTCCACCACCACAAGGAGCAGATCAAAAAGGCCAAGGAAGCAGTGAAGGAGAACCTCAGGAAGTTCTCGGATTCCGTCAAGTCCACGTTCAGGCACCTGAAGGACTCTGCCTCCAACATGTTTGACAAAAAACAGCGACCACAGGATAAAAGGTTCCACGAGAGGAAGCATGCAAAAATGGATCATCAGGAGTTCCAGGATGAGCCTTACAAAGAACAGGTTAACCAACAAATGGATGATGCCCACTGGCAGCCCCACAGGCCTTTGCACCAACACCCCAGCAAATCCACAGTGGACTCTTCCTTCCAGACTGACCACAACACACGTAATTCAGGCGACCGCAAGGAGCAAAGCACTACTGGACAGAGATCACAAAGGCCCAAAGGCTGTACCGGCGTCTTTGACTGCGCCTACCAAGAGTTCATGAGCCTTTTCAACAAGGCCATGGACCCCATAAGAGCAGATGAGTTCACCCAGCTTCTCCACAGTTACCTTCAGCAGGAAGTGGGACATTTCCATCACTGGAGCGAGCTGGAGAGCTTCATTAACAATTTCTTCCACAATGGGATCTTTATTCACGATCAGATGCTGTTCACGGACTTCGTCAGTGGCGTTGAAGACTATCTGGAAGATATCGATGCGTACCAGGGTGGGGATAGTGACCTATTTGAGGATCTGGATGATTACATATACAGGCACTTCTTTGGGGATACATACTCAAAACCTTACAGCCCAAG TCGACCTTTTGAAGAAGGGCCTGGGCCGAAGTTCAAAGCAGAGCAGGAGTGTCAGCGGCCGCAGCGAAAACACCAGCATTCACGCCCTGTGCACCCCCGAGAACGGAAATGGGCTCGGTCGGGACGAGGGTCCGACAGACACTTTACTGAAGTCAAAATCGAACTGGGGCCCATGCCGTTCGACCCAAAATACTAA
- the ccpg1 gene encoding cell cycle progression protein 1 isoform X3, with the protein MSESSSDTESSCGWTVISNEGSDIETLGAENGADYDPEETNTTPAPDQPNSPQDEDAEAAGDSFLDATLKEETVVEAESGQQAGEEAGLEEHVTLCSSSDHSDIVTLGDNREVEIGAWEGPVAKEDEETTIDELYLGTSSSSQYTFSAAETIFPAERPVRRDSSSTSTEDEDGETKASPVVRRRRLRRSTAGSEPEEHQEVQKEQDEGGDGAEEETEEHREARVFAPQQRQVSGTLNKCILLALIIAISMGFGHFYGTVQIQERHRMVEKIRVNEPSETRELHQCRSEREAVTKDVVESLREDLEEKRDMVLSLTGIMDKITKENQHLRAKEVELQTQREDLFEQLQQAKSEMESRQKYLASENRALKTTLEREEASLSTLQDELRHLRAQIRELEEKGAGSDSILSENQRLKHHLLEEKQRVRSFLNQKEALMAEAQVLRKELDKERKVTDRLKEELEELSQQDLGTEEDPETEELQTRLQELEKKLSFEQQRSDLWERLYVESKEERSKGDRQVKSKKPKDGMMGKVKETFDAVKNSTKEFVHHHKEQIKKAKEAVKENLRKFSDSVKSTFRHLKDSASNMFDKKQRPQDKRFHERKHAKMDHQEFQDEPYKEQVNQQMDDAHWQPHRPLHQHPSKSTVDSSFQTDHNTRNSGDRKEQSTTGQRSQRPKGCTGVFDCAYQEFMSLFNKAMDPIRADEFTQLLHSYLQQEVGHFHHWSELESFINNFFHNGIFIHDQMLFTDFVSGVEDYLEDIDAYQGGDSDLFEDLDDYIYRHFFGDTYSKPYSPSWLHFECSEVRRHLRQCDGVRIV; encoded by the exons ATGTCAGAAAGCTCCAGTGATACAGAGTCCTCGTGTGGGTGGACTGTTATCAGCAATGAG GGCTCAGACATCGAAACTCTGGGGGCTGAGAATGGGGCGGATTATGATCCGGAGGAGACAAACACAACTCCTGCCCCAGATCAGCCCAATTCTCCACAAG ATGAGGATGCAGAGGCAGCTGGAGACTCTTTTCTGGATGCCACTCTGAAAGAGGAGACTGTGGTGGAAGCAGAGTCTGGCCAGCAG GCAGGAGAAGAGGCGGGGCTGGAGGAACATGTGACACTCTGCTCCTCAAGTGATCACTCTGACATCGTCACCCTCGGAGATAACAGGGAGGTGGAGATCGGCGCATGGGAGGGGCCTGTTGCTAAGGAGGATGAGGAGACAACAATTGATGAGCTGTACCTGGGAACCTCGTCAAGCAGCCAGTACACTTTCAGTGCTGCAGAGACAA tcttcCCAGCAGAGCGTCCTGTGCGCAGAGactccagcagcaccagcactGAAGATGAGGATGGTGAGACGAAGGCCAGTCCGGTAGTGAGGAGGCGCAGGCTGAGGAGGAGCACGGCTGGCTCTGAGCCAGAGGAGCATCAGGAGGTGCAGAAAGAGCAAGACGAG GGTGGTGATGGAGCTGAGGAGGAGACGGAAGAGCACCGGGAGGCTCGTGTTTTTGCCCCGCAGCAGCGGCAGGTCAGCGGGACGCTCAACAAGTGCATCCTGCTCGCCCTCATCATTGCCATCAGCATGGGTTTTGGACATTTCTATG GCACGGTGCAAATTCAGGAGAGACACAGGATGGTGGAGAAGATCCGTGTGAACGAGCCGAGTGAGACCCGAGAGCTTCATCAGTGTCGGAGCGAGAGAGAAGCTGTCACTAAG GATGTGGTTGAGAGTCTGAGAGAAGACTTAGAAGAAAAGCGGGACATGGTGTTGTCACTGACAGGCATTATGGATAAGATTACCAAAGAAAACCAGCATCTCAGAGCAAAAGAAGTTGaactacag ACTCAGAGAGAAGATCTgtttgaacagcttcagcaggcCAAGAGTGAGATGGAGTCTCGGCAGAAGTACCTGGCTTCAGAGAACCGTGCTCTGAAGACCACCCTGGAACGCGAGGAGGCGTCACTGTCCACACTGCAGGACGAACTGCGGCACCTCCGCGCTCAAATCCGCGAGCTGGAGGAGAAAGGAGCGGGTTCCGATTCCATCCTGTCTGAAAACCAACGCCTAAAGCACCACCTTCTGGAGGAGAAGCAGAGGGTCCGAAGTTTCCTCAACCAGAAGGAGGCACTGATGGCGGAGGCTCAGGTTCTACGGAAGGAGCTGGACAAGGAGCGGAAGGTGACGGACAGGCTGAAGGAAGAGTTAGAGGAATTGAGCCAGCAGGATTTAGGAACAGAGGAGGATCCCGAAACTGAGGAACTGCAGACACGACTTCAGGAGCTGGAGAAGAAGCTGAGCTTTGAGCAGCAGCGTTCTGATCTGTGGGAACGACTCTACGTGGAGTCGAAAGAAGAGAGATCCAAAGGCGACAGGCAAGTCAAGTCCAAGAAACCCAAAGATGGAATGATGGGGAAGGTGAAGGAGACCTTCGATGCAGTGAAAAATTCCACCAAGGAGTTTGTCCACCACCACAAGGAGCAGATCAAAAAGGCCAAGGAAGCAGTGAAGGAGAACCTCAGGAAGTTCTCGGATTCCGTCAAGTCCACGTTCAGGCACCTGAAGGACTCTGCCTCCAACATGTTTGACAAAAAACAGCGACCACAGGATAAAAGGTTCCACGAGAGGAAGCATGCAAAAATGGATCATCAGGAGTTCCAGGATGAGCCTTACAAAGAACAGGTTAACCAACAAATGGATGATGCCCACTGGCAGCCCCACAGGCCTTTGCACCAACACCCCAGCAAATCCACAGTGGACTCTTCCTTCCAGACTGACCACAACACACGTAATTCAGGCGACCGCAAGGAGCAAAGCACTACTGGACAGAGATCACAAAGGCCCAAAGGCTGTACCGGCGTCTTTGACTGCGCCTACCAAGAGTTCATGAGCCTTTTCAACAAGGCCATGGACCCCATAAGAGCAGATGAGTTCACCCAGCTTCTCCACAGTTACCTTCAGCAGGAAGTGGGACATTTCCATCACTGGAGCGAGCTGGAGAGCTTCATTAACAATTTCTTCCACAATGGGATCTTTATTCACGATCAGATGCTGTTCACGGACTTCGTCAGTGGCGTTGAAGACTATCTGGAAGATATCGATGCGTACCAGGGTGGGGATAGTGACCTATTTGAGGATCTGGATGATTACATATACAGGCACTTCTTTGGGGATACATACTCAAAACCTTACAGCCCAAG TTGGTTGCATTTCGAATGTTCAGAAGTGAGAAGACACCTGCGGCAGTGTGACGGGGTGAGAATTGTTTAA
- the ccpg1 gene encoding cell cycle progression protein 1 isoform X4 — translation MSESSSDTESSCGWTVISNEGSDIETLGAENGADYDPEETNTTPAPDQPNSPQDEDAEAAGDSFLDATLKEETVVEAESGQQAGEEAGLEEHVTLCSSSDHSDIVTLGDNREVEIGAWEGPVAKEDEETTIDELYLGTSSSSQYTFSAAETIFPAERPVRRDSSSTSTEDEDGETKASPVVRRRRLRRSTAGSEPEEHQEVQKEQDEGGDGAEEETEEHREARVFAPQQRQVSGTLNKCILLALIIAISMGFGHFYGTVQIQERHRMVEKIRVNEPSETRELHQCRSEREAVTKDVVESLREDLEEKRDMVLSLTGIMDKITKENQHLRAKEVELQTQREDLFEQLQQAKSEMESRQKYLASENRALKTTLEREEASLSTLQDELRHLRAQIRELEEKGAGSDSILSENQRLKHHLLEEKQRVRSFLNQKEALMAEAQVLRKELDKERKVTDRLKEELEELSQQDLGTEEDPETEELQTRLQELEKKLSFEQQRSDLWERLYVESKEERSKGDRQVKSKKPKDGMMGKVKETFDAVKNSTKEFVHHHKEQIKKAKEAVKENLRKFSDSVKSTFRHLKDSASNMFDKKQRPQDKRFHERKHAKMDHQEFQDEPYKEQVNQQMDDAHWQPHRPLHQHPSKSTVDSSFQTDHNTRNSGDRKEQSTTGQRSQRPKGCTGVFDCAYQEFMSLFNKAMDPIRADEFTQLLHSYLQQEVGHFHHWSELESFINNFFHNGIFIHDQMLFTDFVSGVEDYLEDIDAYQGGDSDLFEDLDDYIYRHFFGDTYSKPYSPRSETQ, via the exons ATGTCAGAAAGCTCCAGTGATACAGAGTCCTCGTGTGGGTGGACTGTTATCAGCAATGAG GGCTCAGACATCGAAACTCTGGGGGCTGAGAATGGGGCGGATTATGATCCGGAGGAGACAAACACAACTCCTGCCCCAGATCAGCCCAATTCTCCACAAG ATGAGGATGCAGAGGCAGCTGGAGACTCTTTTCTGGATGCCACTCTGAAAGAGGAGACTGTGGTGGAAGCAGAGTCTGGCCAGCAG GCAGGAGAAGAGGCGGGGCTGGAGGAACATGTGACACTCTGCTCCTCAAGTGATCACTCTGACATCGTCACCCTCGGAGATAACAGGGAGGTGGAGATCGGCGCATGGGAGGGGCCTGTTGCTAAGGAGGATGAGGAGACAACAATTGATGAGCTGTACCTGGGAACCTCGTCAAGCAGCCAGTACACTTTCAGTGCTGCAGAGACAA tcttcCCAGCAGAGCGTCCTGTGCGCAGAGactccagcagcaccagcactGAAGATGAGGATGGTGAGACGAAGGCCAGTCCGGTAGTGAGGAGGCGCAGGCTGAGGAGGAGCACGGCTGGCTCTGAGCCAGAGGAGCATCAGGAGGTGCAGAAAGAGCAAGACGAG GGTGGTGATGGAGCTGAGGAGGAGACGGAAGAGCACCGGGAGGCTCGTGTTTTTGCCCCGCAGCAGCGGCAGGTCAGCGGGACGCTCAACAAGTGCATCCTGCTCGCCCTCATCATTGCCATCAGCATGGGTTTTGGACATTTCTATG GCACGGTGCAAATTCAGGAGAGACACAGGATGGTGGAGAAGATCCGTGTGAACGAGCCGAGTGAGACCCGAGAGCTTCATCAGTGTCGGAGCGAGAGAGAAGCTGTCACTAAG GATGTGGTTGAGAGTCTGAGAGAAGACTTAGAAGAAAAGCGGGACATGGTGTTGTCACTGACAGGCATTATGGATAAGATTACCAAAGAAAACCAGCATCTCAGAGCAAAAGAAGTTGaactacag ACTCAGAGAGAAGATCTgtttgaacagcttcagcaggcCAAGAGTGAGATGGAGTCTCGGCAGAAGTACCTGGCTTCAGAGAACCGTGCTCTGAAGACCACCCTGGAACGCGAGGAGGCGTCACTGTCCACACTGCAGGACGAACTGCGGCACCTCCGCGCTCAAATCCGCGAGCTGGAGGAGAAAGGAGCGGGTTCCGATTCCATCCTGTCTGAAAACCAACGCCTAAAGCACCACCTTCTGGAGGAGAAGCAGAGGGTCCGAAGTTTCCTCAACCAGAAGGAGGCACTGATGGCGGAGGCTCAGGTTCTACGGAAGGAGCTGGACAAGGAGCGGAAGGTGACGGACAGGCTGAAGGAAGAGTTAGAGGAATTGAGCCAGCAGGATTTAGGAACAGAGGAGGATCCCGAAACTGAGGAACTGCAGACACGACTTCAGGAGCTGGAGAAGAAGCTGAGCTTTGAGCAGCAGCGTTCTGATCTGTGGGAACGACTCTACGTGGAGTCGAAAGAAGAGAGATCCAAAGGCGACAGGCAAGTCAAGTCCAAGAAACCCAAAGATGGAATGATGGGGAAGGTGAAGGAGACCTTCGATGCAGTGAAAAATTCCACCAAGGAGTTTGTCCACCACCACAAGGAGCAGATCAAAAAGGCCAAGGAAGCAGTGAAGGAGAACCTCAGGAAGTTCTCGGATTCCGTCAAGTCCACGTTCAGGCACCTGAAGGACTCTGCCTCCAACATGTTTGACAAAAAACAGCGACCACAGGATAAAAGGTTCCACGAGAGGAAGCATGCAAAAATGGATCATCAGGAGTTCCAGGATGAGCCTTACAAAGAACAGGTTAACCAACAAATGGATGATGCCCACTGGCAGCCCCACAGGCCTTTGCACCAACACCCCAGCAAATCCACAGTGGACTCTTCCTTCCAGACTGACCACAACACACGTAATTCAGGCGACCGCAAGGAGCAAAGCACTACTGGACAGAGATCACAAAGGCCCAAAGGCTGTACCGGCGTCTTTGACTGCGCCTACCAAGAGTTCATGAGCCTTTTCAACAAGGCCATGGACCCCATAAGAGCAGATGAGTTCACCCAGCTTCTCCACAGTTACCTTCAGCAGGAAGTGGGACATTTCCATCACTGGAGCGAGCTGGAGAGCTTCATTAACAATTTCTTCCACAATGGGATCTTTATTCACGATCAGATGCTGTTCACGGACTTCGTCAGTGGCGTTGAAGACTATCTGGAAGATATCGATGCGTACCAGGGTGGGGATAGTGACCTATTTGAGGATCTGGATGATTACATATACAGGCACTTCTTTGGGGATACATACTCAAAACCTTACAGCCCAAG gTCTGAGACACAGTAG
- the ccpg1 gene encoding cell cycle progression protein 1 isoform X2, with amino-acid sequence MSESSSDTESSCGWTVISNEGSDIETLGAENGADYDPEETNTTPAPDQPNSPQDEDAEAAGDSFLDATLKEETVVEAESGQQAGEEAGLEEHVTLCSSSDHSDIVTLGDNREVEIGAWEGPVAKEDEETTIDELYLGTSSSSQYTFSAAETIFPAERPVRRDSSSTSTEDEDGETKASPVVRRRRLRRSTAGSEPEEHQEVQKEQDEGGDGAEEETEEHREARVFAPQQRQVSGTLNKCILLALIIAISMGFGHFYGTVQIQERHRMVEKIRVNEPSETRELHQCRSEREAVTKTQREDLFEQLQQAKSEMESRQKYLASENRALKTTLEREEASLSTLQDELRHLRAQIRELEEKGAGSDSILSENQRLKHHLLEEKQRVRSFLNQKEALMAEAQVLRKELDKERKVTDRLKEELEELSQQDLGTEEDPETEELQTRLQELEKKLSFEQQRSDLWERLYVESKEERSKGDRQVKSKKPKDGMMGKVKETFDAVKNSTKEFVHHHKEQIKKAKEAVKENLRKFSDSVKSTFRHLKDSASNMFDKKQRPQDKRFHERKHAKMDHQEFQDEPYKEQVNQQMDDAHWQPHRPLHQHPSKSTVDSSFQTDHNTRNSGDRKEQSTTGQRSQRPKGCTGVFDCAYQEFMSLFNKAMDPIRADEFTQLLHSYLQQEVGHFHHWSELESFINNFFHNGIFIHDQMLFTDFVSGVEDYLEDIDAYQGGDSDLFEDLDDYIYRHFFGDTYSKPYSPSRPFEEGPGPKFKAEQECQRPQRKHQHSRPVHPRERKWARSGRGSDRHFTEVKIELGPMPFDPKY; translated from the exons ATGTCAGAAAGCTCCAGTGATACAGAGTCCTCGTGTGGGTGGACTGTTATCAGCAATGAG GGCTCAGACATCGAAACTCTGGGGGCTGAGAATGGGGCGGATTATGATCCGGAGGAGACAAACACAACTCCTGCCCCAGATCAGCCCAATTCTCCACAAG ATGAGGATGCAGAGGCAGCTGGAGACTCTTTTCTGGATGCCACTCTGAAAGAGGAGACTGTGGTGGAAGCAGAGTCTGGCCAGCAG GCAGGAGAAGAGGCGGGGCTGGAGGAACATGTGACACTCTGCTCCTCAAGTGATCACTCTGACATCGTCACCCTCGGAGATAACAGGGAGGTGGAGATCGGCGCATGGGAGGGGCCTGTTGCTAAGGAGGATGAGGAGACAACAATTGATGAGCTGTACCTGGGAACCTCGTCAAGCAGCCAGTACACTTTCAGTGCTGCAGAGACAA tcttcCCAGCAGAGCGTCCTGTGCGCAGAGactccagcagcaccagcactGAAGATGAGGATGGTGAGACGAAGGCCAGTCCGGTAGTGAGGAGGCGCAGGCTGAGGAGGAGCACGGCTGGCTCTGAGCCAGAGGAGCATCAGGAGGTGCAGAAAGAGCAAGACGAG GGTGGTGATGGAGCTGAGGAGGAGACGGAAGAGCACCGGGAGGCTCGTGTTTTTGCCCCGCAGCAGCGGCAGGTCAGCGGGACGCTCAACAAGTGCATCCTGCTCGCCCTCATCATTGCCATCAGCATGGGTTTTGGACATTTCTATG GCACGGTGCAAATTCAGGAGAGACACAGGATGGTGGAGAAGATCCGTGTGAACGAGCCGAGTGAGACCCGAGAGCTTCATCAGTGTCGGAGCGAGAGAGAAGCTGTCACTAAG ACTCAGAGAGAAGATCTgtttgaacagcttcagcaggcCAAGAGTGAGATGGAGTCTCGGCAGAAGTACCTGGCTTCAGAGAACCGTGCTCTGAAGACCACCCTGGAACGCGAGGAGGCGTCACTGTCCACACTGCAGGACGAACTGCGGCACCTCCGCGCTCAAATCCGCGAGCTGGAGGAGAAAGGAGCGGGTTCCGATTCCATCCTGTCTGAAAACCAACGCCTAAAGCACCACCTTCTGGAGGAGAAGCAGAGGGTCCGAAGTTTCCTCAACCAGAAGGAGGCACTGATGGCGGAGGCTCAGGTTCTACGGAAGGAGCTGGACAAGGAGCGGAAGGTGACGGACAGGCTGAAGGAAGAGTTAGAGGAATTGAGCCAGCAGGATTTAGGAACAGAGGAGGATCCCGAAACTGAGGAACTGCAGACACGACTTCAGGAGCTGGAGAAGAAGCTGAGCTTTGAGCAGCAGCGTTCTGATCTGTGGGAACGACTCTACGTGGAGTCGAAAGAAGAGAGATCCAAAGGCGACAGGCAAGTCAAGTCCAAGAAACCCAAAGATGGAATGATGGGGAAGGTGAAGGAGACCTTCGATGCAGTGAAAAATTCCACCAAGGAGTTTGTCCACCACCACAAGGAGCAGATCAAAAAGGCCAAGGAAGCAGTGAAGGAGAACCTCAGGAAGTTCTCGGATTCCGTCAAGTCCACGTTCAGGCACCTGAAGGACTCTGCCTCCAACATGTTTGACAAAAAACAGCGACCACAGGATAAAAGGTTCCACGAGAGGAAGCATGCAAAAATGGATCATCAGGAGTTCCAGGATGAGCCTTACAAAGAACAGGTTAACCAACAAATGGATGATGCCCACTGGCAGCCCCACAGGCCTTTGCACCAACACCCCAGCAAATCCACAGTGGACTCTTCCTTCCAGACTGACCACAACACACGTAATTCAGGCGACCGCAAGGAGCAAAGCACTACTGGACAGAGATCACAAAGGCCCAAAGGCTGTACCGGCGTCTTTGACTGCGCCTACCAAGAGTTCATGAGCCTTTTCAACAAGGCCATGGACCCCATAAGAGCAGATGAGTTCACCCAGCTTCTCCACAGTTACCTTCAGCAGGAAGTGGGACATTTCCATCACTGGAGCGAGCTGGAGAGCTTCATTAACAATTTCTTCCACAATGGGATCTTTATTCACGATCAGATGCTGTTCACGGACTTCGTCAGTGGCGTTGAAGACTATCTGGAAGATATCGATGCGTACCAGGGTGGGGATAGTGACCTATTTGAGGATCTGGATGATTACATATACAGGCACTTCTTTGGGGATACATACTCAAAACCTTACAGCCCAAG TCGACCTTTTGAAGAAGGGCCTGGGCCGAAGTTCAAAGCAGAGCAGGAGTGTCAGCGGCCGCAGCGAAAACACCAGCATTCACGCCCTGTGCACCCCCGAGAACGGAAATGGGCTCGGTCGGGACGAGGGTCCGACAGACACTTTACTGAAGTCAAAATCGAACTGGGGCCCATGCCGTTCGACCCAAAATACTAA